In Actinomadura citrea, a single window of DNA contains:
- a CDS encoding alpha/beta hydrolase family protein — MEMSFVGRRVSRVLLGAALVVSGAGCAAQPGEHAAAAAGRSDVTGGRGTVVSVTPVVSMSRSQVRDYLGDEGLTSPPPRSGVSGFRVVYRTVSATGRPTVASGVVVLPSDTAGTVRAVSFTHGTHAGRSTAGSVAADGQSRIAAIYYATAGYAGVAPDYLGLGEGPGAHPYLDAASEASASLDMLRAARAVAARQGRGLERRVLVTGFSQGGQAAMALGRRLQSGTDSYLRLGALAPISGTYDLRRAQLPESLRARGSLDPRVSAFNLAYATVSWNRLHHLYKAPSEVFQAPYDTTVERLFDGSHDESDIFPQLPASPDRLVTQRYLRRLDHPSGALLRAIRAADGTCDWAPSVPTRLYGASGDEQVTFGNTRNCVRALRAHGTRPQVVDYGTGTGTDHFATLHRALPDTLRWFQTQT, encoded by the coding sequence ATGGAAATGAGCTTCGTGGGCAGGCGCGTGTCGCGGGTCCTGCTCGGTGCCGCGCTGGTCGTGTCGGGCGCGGGTTGTGCCGCGCAGCCCGGAGAACATGCCGCGGCTGCGGCCGGACGGTCGGACGTCACCGGCGGGCGGGGGACGGTGGTCTCGGTGACGCCGGTGGTCAGCATGTCGCGGTCGCAGGTCCGCGACTACCTGGGCGATGAGGGGCTGACGTCTCCGCCGCCGCGCAGTGGGGTGAGCGGCTTCAGGGTCGTCTACCGCACCGTCTCCGCGACCGGCCGCCCCACCGTTGCCAGTGGCGTCGTCGTCCTGCCCAGCGACACCGCCGGGACGGTGCGGGCGGTCAGCTTCACCCATGGAACCCATGCCGGACGCAGTACCGCCGGTTCGGTCGCCGCGGACGGCCAGAGCAGGATCGCGGCGATCTACTACGCCACCGCCGGATACGCCGGTGTCGCCCCCGACTACCTCGGTCTCGGCGAGGGGCCCGGAGCGCACCCCTACCTGGACGCCGCCTCGGAGGCGTCCGCATCGCTGGACATGCTCCGCGCCGCCCGCGCCGTCGCCGCCCGGCAGGGCAGAGGACTGGAACGGCGGGTGCTGGTGACCGGCTTCTCGCAGGGCGGCCAGGCCGCCATGGCGCTGGGACGTCGACTGCAAAGCGGCACCGACTCCTATCTGCGGCTGGGCGCGCTGGCCCCGATCAGCGGGACGTACGACCTGCGGCGCGCGCAGCTCCCGGAATCCCTGCGCGCCCGGGGATCGCTGGACCCGCGCGTGTCCGCGTTCAACCTCGCCTACGCCACGGTGTCCTGGAACCGGCTCCACCACCTGTACAAGGCGCCCTCGGAGGTCTTCCAGGCGCCCTATGACACCACCGTGGAACGGCTCTTCGACGGCAGCCATGATGAATCGGACATCTTCCCGCAGCTCCCCGCCAGTCCCGATCGGCTGGTGACCCAGCGCTACCTGCGCCGGCTCGACCACCCCTCCGGCGCCCTCCTGCGGGCGATCCGTGCGGCCGACGGCACCTGCGACTGGGCTCCGAGCGTCCCGACCAGGCTCTACGGCGCGTCCGGCGACGAGCAGGTCACCTTCGGCAACACGCGCAACTGCGTCCGCGCTCTCCGCGCCCACGGGACCCGGCCGCAGGTCGTGGACTACGGCACCGGCACTGGCACCGATCATTTCGCGACCCTCCACCGCGCCCTGCCCGACACGCTGCGCTGGTTCCAGACCCAGACATGA
- a CDS encoding sensor histidine kinase has product MSVIVAVAATLVLTWVPAWLWRRHRRRGDLGGPERRATFETLHTASRAAPAFRGGLTEQGAQKAARHLRALLGCEALAITDGERLLAWDGEHDHHAVDGPKHAEVTRGNGRTQVHDVDCDRLDCPIRRVVVVPLATDDRVVGTLAAYGEDVPAGLIRAAEEVAQWVDAQLELADLDHSRTLLMEAEMRALRAQISPHFIYNSLTTIASFVRSDPERARELLLEFAGFTRYSFRRHGDFTTLAEELRSIDRYLLLQRARFGEELRVMLRIAPEVLPVAVPFLCLQPLVENAVRHGLQDRSEPGVITIIAEDAGADCVISVEDDGIGMDPEDVRRLLSGERPEPSADDAAGIGLANVDARLRQVYGDEYGLAVETGPGAGTKVTVRVPKYRPGVTAS; this is encoded by the coding sequence ATGAGCGTGATCGTTGCCGTTGCCGCGACGTTGGTCCTCACCTGGGTTCCGGCGTGGTTGTGGCGGCGGCATCGGCGGCGGGGGGATCTCGGGGGGCCTGAGCGGCGGGCGACCTTCGAGACCCTGCACACCGCTTCGCGGGCGGCGCCGGCGTTTCGGGGCGGGTTGACCGAGCAGGGGGCGCAGAAGGCGGCTCGGCATCTGCGGGCGCTGCTCGGGTGCGAGGCGCTCGCCATCACCGATGGGGAGCGGCTGCTGGCCTGGGACGGGGAGCACGACCATCACGCGGTGGACGGGCCGAAGCACGCCGAGGTCACGCGCGGAAACGGGCGCACGCAGGTGCACGATGTGGACTGTGACCGGCTCGACTGCCCGATCCGTCGCGTCGTGGTCGTGCCGCTCGCCACCGATGACCGGGTGGTCGGGACGCTGGCCGCCTACGGGGAGGACGTTCCGGCGGGGTTGATCCGCGCAGCCGAGGAGGTCGCGCAGTGGGTGGACGCCCAGCTCGAACTCGCGGATCTGGACCATTCGCGGACGCTCCTGATGGAGGCGGAGATGCGGGCGCTGCGGGCGCAGATCTCGCCGCACTTCATCTACAACTCGCTGACGACGATCGCCTCGTTCGTCCGGTCCGACCCGGAGCGGGCGCGGGAACTGCTGCTGGAGTTCGCCGGGTTCACGCGGTACTCGTTCCGGCGGCACGGCGACTTCACGACGCTGGCGGAGGAACTGCGGTCGATCGACCGGTACCTGCTGCTCCAGCGCGCCCGGTTCGGGGAGGAGCTGCGGGTGATGCTGCGGATCGCGCCCGAGGTGCTGCCGGTGGCCGTGCCGTTCCTGTGCCTGCAGCCGCTCGTGGAGAACGCCGTCCGGCACGGGCTCCAGGACCGGTCCGAGCCCGGGGTGATCACGATCATCGCGGAGGACGCCGGGGCCGACTGCGTGATCAGTGTGGAGGACGACGGGATCGGCATGGATCCCGAGGACGTCCGCCGCCTGCTGTCGGGGGAGCGGCCCGAGCCGTCCGCCGACGACGCCGCCGGGATCGGGCTCGCCAACGTCGACGCGCGGCTCCGGCAGGTGTACGGGGACGAGTACGGCCTCGCCGTGGAGACCGGGCCGGGCGCCGGGACCAAGGTCACCGTGCGGGTGCCGAAGTACCGGCCCGGCGTCACGGCCTCTTGA
- a CDS encoding LytR/AlgR family response regulator transcription factor yields MLRVLAVDDEAPALDDLVHLLRADPRIGEIDTARDGAAALRKLDRALAEGRPVAAVFLDIRMPGLDGTVLGRVLAQFARAPQIVYVTAYEEHAVDAFEIKATDYILKPVRPERLAVAIRRVTEAAREDEVAPEPSEPEAMPVELGGVTRFVTPGEVLYVEAQGDYARLHTSGGSHLVRIPLAALSERWSGAGFVRVHRSHLVALAAITELRLDSGRCTVIVGGAELPVARRHVRELRDLLVRRARRSP; encoded by the coding sequence GTGTTGCGTGTCCTGGCGGTGGATGACGAGGCGCCCGCGCTCGACGACCTCGTTCACCTGCTGCGCGCCGACCCGCGCATCGGCGAGATCGACACCGCCCGGGACGGGGCCGCCGCGCTCCGCAAGCTCGACCGGGCCCTCGCCGAGGGGCGCCCCGTCGCCGCCGTCTTCCTCGACATCCGGATGCCCGGCCTGGACGGCACCGTGCTCGGCCGCGTCCTCGCCCAGTTCGCCCGCGCCCCGCAGATCGTCTACGTGACGGCCTACGAGGAGCACGCCGTGGACGCGTTCGAGATCAAGGCGACCGACTACATCCTCAAGCCGGTGCGGCCGGAGCGGCTGGCGGTGGCGATCCGGCGGGTCACCGAGGCCGCCCGGGAGGACGAGGTCGCGCCGGAGCCGTCCGAGCCGGAGGCCATGCCGGTCGAGCTGGGCGGGGTGACGCGGTTCGTCACGCCGGGCGAGGTGCTGTACGTGGAGGCGCAGGGCGACTACGCGCGGCTCCACACGTCCGGCGGCAGTCATCTGGTGCGCATTCCGCTCGCCGCGCTGAGCGAGCGGTGGAGCGGCGCCGGGTTCGTCCGGGTGCACCGCAGCCATCTCGTCGCGCTGGCGGCGATCACGGAGCTGCGGCTGGACTCGGGACGCTGCACCGTCATCGTGGGCGGCGCCGAGCTGCCGGTCGCCCGCCGGCACGTGCGCGAGTTGCGCGACCTGCTCGTCCGCCGGGCGAGGCGGTCCCCCTGA
- a CDS encoding DUF485 domain-containing protein, with product MTREIDEQTGLGEAYMRSLVRAQWRLAARLCLVLAVVVLGLPLLFALVPAVREQEVLGLPLPWVLLGGLIYPWFVACGWWYVRQAERNEDDFADLVDRADRL from the coding sequence GTGACGCGGGAGATCGACGAGCAGACCGGGCTCGGCGAGGCGTACATGCGGTCGCTGGTGCGCGCCCAGTGGCGGCTCGCGGCCCGGTTGTGCCTGGTCCTCGCCGTGGTGGTGCTCGGCCTGCCGCTGCTGTTCGCGCTCGTCCCCGCGGTGCGCGAGCAGGAGGTGCTCGGGCTGCCGCTGCCGTGGGTGCTGCTCGGCGGGCTGATCTACCCGTGGTTCGTCGCCTGCGGCTGGTGGTACGTCCGGCAGGCCGAGCGCAACGAGGACGACTTCGCCGACCTCGTCGACCGGGCCGACCGGCTGTGA
- a CDS encoding cation acetate symporter, whose product MSAAYGLAGVLLVVVATMLVGVLGVRISRTTSDFYVASRTVTPLRNASAIGGEYLSAASFLGIAGLILAYGADMLWLPVGWTGGYLVLLVLVSAPLRRSGAYTLPDFAEARLESMAVRRVASVFVVLISWLYLLPQFQSAGLVLRTVTGAPVWTGGVLVAVVVAANVLAGGMRSVTMVQAFQYWLKLTALAVPLVFLLMAWRYDGAPGLSSDVPPRFGDRTTVSVGMAVTVEVTTPVQVTADGRVDGRAHSGSPLALGPGRHRFDKDTSVTFPAGADVPHVSGRPATTGREWALPLDGRDHSLYATYSLILATFLGTMGLPHVLVRFYTNPDGRTARRTTVVVLTLLGAFYLLPALYGVLGRLYTPELLMTGRADAVVLTLPGRLIGGLGGDLLGALVTGGAVAAFLSTSSGITVSVAGVLAQDILRGGVRSFRVGTLLALAVPLGLAIAARSLAVADVVGLAFAVAASTFCPLLVLGVWWRRLTVPGALAGLVLGGALAGTAVVVTIAAGPPPGLLGALLAQPAAWTVPIAFTVMILVSLCTPGRIPRGVARMMVRLHTPESLDVDRGTWRPKRV is encoded by the coding sequence GTGAGCGCCGCGTACGGGCTCGCGGGCGTGCTGCTGGTCGTCGTCGCGACCATGCTCGTCGGCGTGCTCGGGGTACGGATCTCCCGCACCACGTCCGACTTCTACGTCGCGTCCCGGACGGTGACGCCGCTGCGCAACGCGTCCGCGATCGGCGGGGAGTACCTGTCGGCCGCCTCGTTCCTCGGCATCGCCGGGCTGATCCTCGCCTACGGCGCCGACATGCTGTGGCTGCCCGTCGGCTGGACGGGCGGGTACCTCGTCCTGCTCGTCCTGGTGTCGGCGCCGCTGCGCCGCTCCGGCGCCTACACGCTGCCGGACTTCGCCGAGGCGCGGCTCGAGTCCATGGCGGTGCGCCGCGTCGCGAGCGTGTTCGTGGTGCTGATCAGCTGGCTGTACCTCCTGCCCCAGTTCCAGAGCGCCGGGCTGGTGCTGCGCACGGTCACGGGCGCGCCGGTGTGGACGGGCGGCGTCCTCGTCGCGGTCGTCGTGGCGGCGAACGTGCTGGCCGGCGGCATGCGCAGCGTCACGATGGTGCAGGCGTTCCAGTACTGGCTGAAGCTGACGGCGCTGGCCGTGCCGCTGGTGTTCCTGCTCATGGCGTGGCGGTACGACGGCGCGCCCGGCCTCTCGTCGGACGTCCCTCCGCGGTTCGGCGACCGCACGACCGTCTCGGTCGGCATGGCGGTCACCGTGGAGGTCACGACGCCCGTCCAGGTGACCGCGGACGGCCGGGTGGACGGGCGCGCCCACTCCGGTTCCCCTCTCGCGTTGGGGCCCGGGCGGCACCGCTTCGACAAGGACACGTCCGTGACCTTCCCGGCGGGCGCCGACGTCCCGCACGTCAGCGGGCGCCCCGCCACCACCGGACGGGAGTGGGCGCTGCCGCTGGACGGGCGCGACCACTCCCTCTACGCCACCTACTCGCTCATCCTCGCCACGTTCCTCGGGACGATGGGGCTCCCGCACGTCCTCGTCCGCTTCTACACCAACCCGGACGGTCGCACCGCCCGCCGGACGACCGTCGTGGTGCTGACGCTCCTCGGCGCGTTCTACCTGCTGCCCGCCCTGTACGGGGTGCTCGGACGCCTCTACACCCCCGAGCTGCTGATGACCGGACGGGCCGACGCCGTCGTCCTCACCCTGCCCGGACGGCTCATCGGCGGGCTCGGCGGCGATCTGCTGGGCGCGCTGGTGACGGGCGGGGCCGTGGCGGCGTTCCTGTCGACGTCGTCCGGCATCACCGTGTCGGTCGCGGGGGTGCTGGCGCAGGACATCCTGCGGGGCGGCGTCCGCTCGTTCCGCGTCGGGACGCTGCTCGCCCTCGCCGTCCCGCTGGGCCTGGCGATCGCGGCCCGGTCCCTCGCCGTCGCGGACGTCGTCGGGCTGGCGTTCGCCGTCGCGGCGTCCACGTTCTGCCCGCTGCTCGTCCTCGGCGTCTGGTGGCGGCGGCTCACCGTGCCGGGCGCGCTCGCCGGGCTCGTCCTCGGCGGCGCGCTCGCCGGGACCGCGGTCGTGGTGACGATCGCCGCCGGGCCGCCGCCGGGGCTGCTCGGCGCGCTGCTCGCCCAGCCCGCGGCCTGGACGGTCCCGATCGCGTTCACCGTCATGATCCTCGTGTCGCTGTGCACGCCGGGACGGATCCCGCGCGGCGTCGCGCGGATGATGGTGCGCCTGCACACCCCGGAGTCGCTCGACGTCGACCGGGGCACGTGGCGGCCCAAGCGGGTGTGA
- a CDS encoding DUF485 domain-containing protein produces the protein MGVSVDKSATGTVYERFQGTTEFQELRRRFRRFVFPMTAAFLAWYLLYVVLSGWARDFMGTELFGAVNVALVFGLLQFVSTFLIAYLYARHAERRLDPVSDEIRARIEAESAPAAKDAP, from the coding sequence GTGGGCGTGTCCGTCGACAAGAGCGCCACCGGCACCGTCTATGAACGGTTCCAGGGCACCACGGAGTTCCAGGAACTCCGGCGCAGATTCCGTCGCTTCGTGTTCCCGATGACCGCGGCGTTCCTCGCCTGGTACCTGCTGTACGTCGTCCTGTCCGGGTGGGCGCGGGACTTCATGGGCACCGAGCTGTTCGGGGCCGTCAACGTCGCCCTGGTGTTCGGGCTGCTGCAGTTCGTCTCCACCTTCCTCATCGCCTACCTGTACGCGCGGCACGCCGAGCGCCGCCTCGACCCGGTCTCCGACGAGATCCGCGCCCGCATCGAGGCGGAGTCGGCCCCGGCCGCGAAGGACGCCCCATGA
- a CDS encoding cation acetate symporter produces the protein MSNETLSIILFLVFVAATLAITVWASRNTRNATDFYAGGRSFSGAQNGIAIGGDYMSAASFLGIAGLIALYGYDGFLYSIGFLVAWLVALLLVAELLRNSGRFTMADVLAFRMSPRPVRTAAGVSTIIVSIFYLLAQMVGAGALVSLLFGFTGDFAKGATIALVGVLMIVYVVFGGMKGTTWVQIVKAVLLMTGATLITLLVLGKFGFNLSSLLNDAADQSGKGGEFLEPGLRYATAEQGLSGKLDLVSLGLALVLGTAGLPHILIRFYTVPTARDARKSVLWGIGIIGVFYLLTLVLGFGAAALVGSKEIAKANPAGNTAAPQLAQRIGEIVFGDAGGTILLAVIAAVAFATILAVVAGLTLASSSSFSHDLYAHVFRRGKASERDEVRVARISAFVIGAVAIVLGIYAQRLNVAFLVALAFAVAASGNLPAILYSLFWKRFNTTGAVSAIYGGLGSAIFLVAFSPVVSGSEKALFTDSDFSWFPLENPGIISIPFGFLCGWIGTMLSKEFNAEKYAEIEVRSLTGAGAEQAAEH, from the coding sequence ATGAGCAACGAGACCCTGTCGATCATCCTGTTCCTGGTCTTCGTCGCGGCCACCCTGGCGATCACCGTGTGGGCGAGCCGCAACACCCGCAACGCCACCGACTTCTACGCCGGCGGGCGGTCGTTCTCCGGCGCGCAGAACGGCATCGCGATCGGCGGCGACTACATGTCCGCCGCCTCGTTCCTCGGCATCGCCGGCCTGATCGCCCTGTACGGCTACGACGGGTTCCTGTACTCGATCGGGTTCCTCGTCGCGTGGCTCGTGGCGCTGCTGCTCGTCGCCGAGCTGCTGCGCAACTCCGGCCGCTTCACGATGGCGGACGTGCTGGCGTTCCGGATGAGCCCCCGCCCGGTCCGCACCGCCGCCGGCGTCTCCACCATCATCGTGTCGATCTTCTACCTGCTGGCGCAGATGGTCGGCGCCGGCGCCCTGGTGTCGCTGCTGTTCGGCTTCACCGGCGACTTCGCCAAGGGCGCGACGATCGCGCTGGTCGGCGTGCTGATGATCGTGTACGTGGTGTTCGGCGGGATGAAGGGCACCACCTGGGTCCAGATCGTCAAGGCCGTCCTGCTGATGACCGGCGCCACCCTCATCACGCTGCTGGTGCTGGGCAAGTTCGGGTTCAACCTGTCCAGCCTGCTGAACGACGCCGCCGACCAGAGCGGCAAGGGCGGCGAGTTCCTGGAGCCGGGGCTGCGCTACGCCACCGCGGAGCAGGGCCTGAGCGGCAAGCTCGACCTGGTCAGCCTCGGCCTGGCGCTCGTCCTCGGCACCGCCGGGCTGCCGCACATCCTGATCCGCTTCTACACCGTCCCGACCGCCCGCGACGCCCGCAAGTCGGTGCTGTGGGGCATCGGCATCATCGGCGTGTTCTACCTGCTCACCCTGGTCCTCGGCTTCGGCGCCGCCGCGCTCGTCGGGTCCAAGGAGATCGCCAAGGCCAACCCGGCCGGCAACACCGCCGCCCCGCAGCTCGCCCAGCGGATCGGCGAGATCGTCTTCGGGGACGCGGGCGGGACGATCCTGCTCGCGGTCATCGCGGCGGTCGCGTTCGCGACGATCCTCGCGGTCGTGGCGGGCCTCACCCTCGCCTCGTCCTCGTCCTTCTCCCACGACCTGTACGCCCACGTGTTCCGCAGGGGCAAGGCCTCGGAGCGGGACGAGGTGCGCGTGGCCCGCATCTCCGCGTTCGTGATCGGCGCCGTGGCGATCGTCCTCGGCATCTACGCCCAGCGCCTCAACGTGGCGTTCCTCGTCGCCCTCGCCTTCGCGGTCGCGGCGTCGGGGAACCTGCCCGCGATCCTGTACAGCCTGTTCTGGAAGCGGTTCAACACCACCGGCGCCGTCTCCGCCATCTACGGCGGCCTCGGCTCGGCCATCTTCCTGGTGGCGTTCTCGCCGGTGGTGTCGGGCTCGGAGAAGGCCCTGTTCACCGACTCCGACTTCAGCTGGTTCCCGCTGGAGAACCCCGGGATCATCTCCATCCCGTTCGGCTTCCTGTGCGGCTGGATCGGGACCATGCTCAGCAAGGAGTTCAACGCCGAGAAGTACGCCGAGATCGAGGTCCGCTCCCTCACGGGCGCGGGCGCCGAGCAGGCGGCCGAGCACTGA
- a CDS encoding DUF2867 domain-containing protein yields MKLPASAHTDRPWRIHEIAPDFRLEDVWALPATGGPDDFPKLVEQMTSGEAKLPGIAGMLMELRWKLGELFGLDKQDAGLDARVRTLSDRLPDDLREHSGPAPGSLPFRSLYLTGDEWAAEMANRTVHGVMHIGWVPDGSGGHRAQMAVLVKPNGLFGRAYMAAILPFRHVLVYPSLMRTIGREWRAGQAKPA; encoded by the coding sequence ATGAAGCTCCCCGCGAGCGCGCACACCGACCGTCCCTGGCGGATCCACGAGATCGCGCCCGACTTCCGGCTCGAGGACGTGTGGGCCCTGCCCGCCACCGGCGGCCCGGACGACTTCCCGAAGCTGGTGGAGCAGATGACCTCCGGCGAGGCGAAGCTGCCCGGCATCGCCGGCATGCTCATGGAGCTCCGTTGGAAGCTCGGAGAACTGTTCGGCCTGGACAAGCAGGACGCCGGGCTCGACGCGCGGGTGCGGACGCTGAGCGACCGGCTGCCGGACGATCTGCGCGAGCACTCGGGGCCCGCCCCCGGCTCACTGCCGTTCCGGTCGCTGTACCTGACCGGCGACGAGTGGGCGGCGGAGATGGCCAACCGGACGGTGCACGGCGTCATGCACATCGGCTGGGTCCCGGACGGCTCCGGCGGCCACCGCGCCCAGATGGCCGTACTGGTGAAGCCGAACGGCCTGTTCGGCAGGGCCTACATGGCCGCGATCCTGCCGTTCCGCCACGTGCTCGTCTACCCGTCGCTGATGCGCACGATCGGTCGCGAGTGGCGGGCCGGCCAGGCGAAGCCGGCCTGA
- a CDS encoding TetR/AcrR family transcriptional regulator — protein sequence MRTPRSSWIEQGLKALAAGGPDAVRVEALAQALGVTKGGFYGHFPDRKALLGAMLDHWERQSVNDMRDRVEREGGDARAKIRRAGMLTRAGDHLHIDLAMRDWARRDPAVADRVRRVDNQRMDYLRELFGTFCSDPDEVEARSMLAFCLLVGSHFLAADHGARTRSEVTERAGRLLLGDG from the coding sequence ATGCGCACGCCACGCAGCAGCTGGATCGAGCAGGGCCTGAAGGCCCTCGCCGCCGGCGGGCCCGACGCGGTCCGGGTCGAGGCCCTCGCCCAGGCGCTCGGCGTCACCAAGGGCGGCTTCTACGGCCACTTCCCCGACCGCAAGGCCCTGCTGGGCGCCATGCTCGACCACTGGGAGCGGCAGTCCGTCAACGACATGCGCGACCGGGTCGAACGCGAGGGCGGCGACGCCCGCGCGAAGATCCGGCGGGCGGGCATGCTCACCCGGGCGGGCGACCACCTGCACATCGACCTCGCGATGCGCGACTGGGCCCGCCGCGACCCGGCCGTCGCCGACCGCGTCCGCCGCGTGGACAACCAGCGCATGGACTACCTGCGCGAGCTGTTCGGCACCTTCTGCTCGGACCCCGACGAGGTCGAGGCCCGCAGCATGCTCGCCTTCTGCCTCCTGGTCGGCAGCCACTTCCTCGCCGCCGACCACGGCGCCCGCACCCGGAGCGAGGTCACCGAACGCGCCGGCCGGCTCCTCCTCGGCGACGGCTGA
- a CDS encoding maleylpyruvate isomerase family mycothiol-dependent enzyme, which yields MTDLLSLDATALALIGHDVAVIPDTAMADPTPCEGWTVADLLHHMNERHEAIARTVLPPLEPGGDPRDGFALIAARCLAVLERAGETVTMPRLGPLSTEWVLGIHVVDMLVHRWDLARALRTTLTVPSRITEAALPLARANTAPGSPLNGPGGAYRPPLAEDPSRPAIDNIAALLGRDPHWAPPA from the coding sequence ATGACCGACCTGCTCAGCCTCGACGCCACGGCACTGGCCCTCATCGGACACGACGTGGCGGTGATCCCCGACACCGCGATGGCGGACCCGACCCCCTGCGAAGGCTGGACGGTCGCGGACCTGCTCCACCACATGAACGAGCGCCACGAGGCCATCGCACGGACGGTCCTGCCGCCCCTCGAACCGGGCGGCGACCCGCGCGACGGCTTCGCCCTGATCGCCGCCCGCTGCCTCGCCGTGCTCGAACGGGCGGGCGAGACCGTGACCATGCCCCGGCTGGGCCCGCTGTCGACCGAGTGGGTCCTCGGCATCCACGTGGTCGACATGCTGGTCCACCGCTGGGACCTGGCGCGCGCGCTCCGCACCACGCTCACCGTCCCGTCCCGGATCACCGAGGCCGCGCTGCCTCTCGCCCGCGCCAACACCGCGCCCGGCAGCCCTCTCAACGGGCCCGGCGGCGCCTACCGCCCGCCCCTCGCCGAGGACCCGTCCCGTCCCGCGATCGACAACATCGCCGCCCTCCTGGGCCGCGACCCGCACTGGGCCCCGCCGGCCTGA
- a CDS encoding TetR/AcrR family transcriptional regulator gives MSPRHSAAEAARTRERIVSAAVQDASRLGLEGLTVGSLAQRLGMSKAGLVGPFGSRERLLMAALDQACEVFRAAVTGPLEGLPVGPERLERLIDGWVDYLADCPFPGGCFITAATSELDGRPGPLRDRLRELVASNRRALAGEVAAAQAALPGSHRPADEVATTLMGLSMAANQEIQLLGDPSAAARARTAMRHAAGLPARTLGSP, from the coding sequence ATGTCACCTCGTCACTCGGCGGCCGAAGCGGCCCGGACGCGCGAGCGGATCGTGAGCGCCGCCGTGCAGGACGCCTCCCGGCTGGGCCTGGAGGGTCTGACGGTCGGCTCGCTGGCGCAGCGGCTCGGCATGAGCAAGGCGGGCCTGGTCGGTCCGTTCGGGTCGCGCGAGCGGCTGCTCATGGCCGCGCTCGACCAGGCCTGCGAGGTCTTCCGCGCGGCGGTGACCGGACCCCTGGAGGGCCTGCCGGTCGGGCCGGAACGCCTGGAACGGCTCATCGACGGGTGGGTCGACTACCTGGCCGACTGCCCGTTCCCCGGGGGCTGCTTCATCACGGCCGCCACGTCCGAGCTCGACGGGCGGCCGGGGCCGCTGCGCGACCGGCTGCGGGAGCTCGTCGCGTCCAACCGCCGGGCACTGGCGGGCGAGGTCGCCGCCGCCCAGGCCGCGCTGCCGGGCTCGCACCGTCCCGCGGACGAGGTCGCCACGACGCTGATGGGCCTGTCGATGGCGGCCAACCAGGAGATCCAGCTCCTGGGCGACCCCTCGGCCGCGGCCCGCGCACGAACCGCCATGCGCCACGCCGCCGGGTTGCCCGCCCGAACCCTCGGGTCTCCGTAA